The Oryza glaberrima chromosome 5, OglaRS2, whole genome shotgun sequence DNA segment ACGAAGACGTGGCTGGCTGTGACAGTAGCACCCGCCAATTTTTTAAGTGTGGGCATGTTCGGATTAGGACGGTGCTTTGGCTTAAAGAAATGTTGGACTTGTATGGTTTTGTACCCTACTAATATGTTGTTAGTGTCAAACTCTAGTCAAGTTTTGGCGCTACTAATATTTTAATAGGTGGAATTGTAAATAAGTGTCTTTGGATTTATGCTAATTgagaaataaattttaaattatggtGAAAAATATTCTAGTATTATGCCAAATTAAGTATAAGCATTACCAaacatttggcttcaaaccaaatcatcacatttactatttatagtaaaaaaattgGTATGGCAACATTTTAGTATCAAACCAAAACGCCCCGTTAAGTATCAGTGTATCACAGTGGCTGCAGCTCAcgtaaggggaaaaaaaagtataatcgCTGATTTAACTCTATGCCTCTTGACTCTCGGTCTCTCGGGTATAAGCTACGGAGTACGAGAGGAGCTGATCCTGCTATTACGAGTCGCTAAAGTAGCACTGTTGTTACGAGTACGTAATAAATGTCGTATTAGGTATGCGAATTTTAGTCCGAAATGCACATAAATGTACTGTTGAAATGCTACCCTAGCACGAACCATGTTGAATGCATTGCTGAAGCGTTTCGAAATGAGCATTTTAAATGCGGGAAAATTTTCGATTCTAAAATGTTACGGCTAGAAATCCTATTAAAGTCTACTCCTCCCAAGTACGGTGCGGagtaagagcaagtacaatagcatactataaaccaactataaacatatatcgaacagataaaaaaggaaagagaaaagcagcgggctacagatttgtaactagctgcagcacagacttcAATACACaacgtgtgtatgacagatgagaCTAGGTATTAGTAGTGTTATATGTTTAtcgctaactattatatgaattggctattaaattaactatagataatttgaagctactattttttttaaacagtcAGGGCGTTGCCgatgttttataaaaaaaaaaagaagtattccATTTTAAGGAGAGAATGGGACCAAACCATACAATGCACAGTTAATTAGGAAAACTGGGCAAAAACCACGGCTATCGAGACATTCCACCAGCTAAACTAAGCTACCAAAGAAACGAGAGCAGGACAACCAGGCTCAACACTCAACAAAAAAACGTTCACATGAACATGCAACAagttgaaaagaaaacaagttTCCCAAACATTGGCAAATACGCAACGTTATCGTCATCATACCAAAACTTGGGCGACTCCGACTTCGTCAAGAACACTAGGGTCAGGACAGCAACCTAGCCCATGCCAAAGCACAAATCAACTAGGCTCATGTCATCGTTGCCACACGTCGAGCCCCACCGACGTTGCAGCTCCGACTTCGCGACCACCAGTCTCGTTAAAGCAAGGCCTGGCCAAATCGACAAACCTTGTAGCCTAAAAGCTTGTAACCCCATACTAGAACGAAACACAAGAGACGAAATTCAACTCGGGTCATCGTTGCAAAGCTCGTCGACCGCCTCGACGCAACAACTCCAACTTCCCGAAGGCCCTCCTTAGGTGTCAAAGCAGGGCCAAACTAGAGATTGCCTCGGATTTCCAGAGAAACCGTAACACGATAGAACATGAAGGTATAAAAAGACGCATCCAGGGAGGAAACAACCCTCGCGGGCGTCGCCGTCTACGCCTTGGAGCTAGTTGACTATAAGATACAATCGTAGAGACCAACCTCTTCGATAAACAGAGCCTGCGAGGGTAATTATATGCCCTTGAAGAGTATTATTtaatatgtcctaaaatataaaagattttggttagatataatatattataatattacgAATCTAAACTACTGGAATATATCTAATTCAATCAAAATCATTATGTTTTAAGACAGGTGATGTACTAATATTCAACAGTAATAAAACTTCAATTAGACGCCTCTTTCTAGATAATTCTCGGAGGAACGAAAATCTAATTCAAAGCTACGAGAATTCAAGAACAAGCTAGAATTAATCGATATGATCACTTGGCGTTTGATCCATGCGCCATCTTGTCACAAGATCGCTTTGGCATTTCCAACCAAAGCATCAACGGGCCAAGATAGGCCAACTTCCGAAAGGAAGTAGCCCATGGACGTTTCATTTGAAAAGGAAATAAGGAATCACATCAGCACAGAGTATTACTGTTCCTGAAAAATTGCTAAGCTCCTGATACTCTTGAATCGTTGTAGAACGTTCTGGGCTCCCCGAGACGTGCGATCCATGTTCTAATCGGATCGAACGGCCTAGAAACGCCGTGGTTGAGAGCGCTCTGGCAGTTTCGAGCTGACGACTCGATGACCTTCACTGCTAAAGGATGCTTTCCTTGCTGCAATATTAAAGGAGGACGCTTCGATCGACTCATCATCGTATTCTTGTAGTACTGAAGACTGAAGTCGCAGCAGGTTTTGGTTTGGTCTTTTCTGTGAACAGCCATGTCGTCGTCGATGgcatcggcggcgccggagccgccgtTCCGGCCGAGGGAGAAGCTGGTGGAGAAGCAGAGGTACTTCCAGAGCGTGCACAAGCCGACGTACCTGAAGGGGCGCTACGACGCCATCGCCTCCGTCGCCATcccgctcgccctcgccgcctccagcgTGTTCCTCGTCGTAAGTCATGAATCAAAGCCTGAAACTCGAGACGCGTTTCTTCCCAAACCTGAAACTTCGGGTGTGTTTAgctcacgctaaaattagaagtttggttgaaattgaaacgatgtgataaaaaagttgaaagtttattttttttaacgactcacacgagacggtgcgaagttctattgatagagcaggaaaaaaattacaagattacaaccctggagggtcgtaaccaggaaaaaagaaaaaatataccaccacccacacaccgacagcgccaACACATAAGCccgggagaaggctagcaccggaccggccgccgctaagcgtgaccgaccgccactagaccaacaatccaccaccactcaacctCTGCCGCCATGTAGGATcactgcaccggcgcccccctgccggccagccttcgtgcgccaAAGACCGCCCACatccaccggcagctcctccctCGCGccgaggtcgcctcctccaccgccggccgcgcctctcgcgcctccatcggccgcgcctctcgcgccgagccggcctccgctgccatcggctgcgcctttCTGCGTCAAGCCGgcctccgacccctcctccaaatACTGCCGCGCCGGCCGGATGCGGCCGTCTGCAACGCCCCCGCTAGCCGTCCGAGATTGCCATGCCTCCCCATACCGTGGTGACGGTCGCCACCACCACAGCCACTGCTGCCCttccatccccgccgccatctcACCATCCTCTCGCCCtttctcgccgtcgtcgagctccAATGGCACATGGCGCAGACCGCCCACCGTGGTAgcccgcgccaccgtcgccgcgagctcgtcaccaccatcgccgcgACTACCAGACTCCTCCGGCGTTggttccgccgccggcgcggccagGTTCGCCTCACCGACGCCATCCCCTCACCACCTTTGCTGCCACCACAGCAGCCGCTGCTATCCttccatccccgccgccatctTGTCATCCTCCCGCAccttgtcgccgtcgtcgagctccgATGACACACGGCGCAGACGGCCCGCCGTGGtagcccgcgccgccgtcgctgcgaactcgtcgccaccaccgtcgcgaCCGCCAGACCTCCGGgcgctggatccgccgccggcgcggccagGTTCACCTCACCGACGCCATCCCCttgccgccctcgccgtcgtcaccaTCCCCGCCACCAGACGCCGCCGCGGGTCGCCGTCCCGCCAGATCTAGGCGCGGATCTGGCGgtttcctccgccgccgccgccaacgcctcgacgccgctgccaccaccaccagacaccgccgccgcaccgctcagccccgccgccggctgctccaccgccagatccggccggcgGCACGGATCTGGCCGGTTCCGCCGCCCTCGAGCAGGTCCCCCTCCCATGCCCGAGCGCGAGgacgaagcgccgccgccgccgtccttgtggccgtgcggctttgccggcggccgctcgggcggcggcgaggcagaggaggagggaaagggAGACGAGGGCCGGTGAGGTCGTCGCCTCCCGGTCGCCCGTGAGGGAGGGGCAACACGAGAGGAAACAGGTCAATATTTTGTTCTTGTGTTCTAGTTGGAAGTTTAtttgtgtatgaaagttttgatgtgatgaaaaagttggaagtttgaaggcaTTGACGTGCATTGAGATTT contains these protein-coding regions:
- the LOC127773751 gene encoding uncharacterized protein LOC127773751, which encodes MSSSMASAAPEPPFRPREKLVEKQRYFQSVHKPTYLKGRYDAIASVAIPLALAASSVFLVGRGIYNMSHGIGRKEE